In the genome of Arthrobacter sp. PAMC25284, the window ATGTGCGGCACCGTGTTGATGAAGCCCTTGGGTGAGCCGATCAGGGACTTCTCCACCAGGTGGGACCAGAACTGGCGGGACAGCTGGAACTGCTCGTTGATCTTCAGTGCTTTGCCGGGATCGACTGAACCGTCCTTGGCCGCGGGGGAGTAGTTAAGTTCACACAGGGCGGCGTGGCCGGTGCCGGCATTGTTCCACGGGTCGGAGCTTTCCAGCCCCGGCTCGTCCAGGCGCTCGAACAGCGAGATGCTCCAGCCCGGCTCGAGCTGCTTGAGGAAGGTGCCCAGCGTGGCGCTCATGATGCCGCCGCCGATCAGTACGACGTCGGCATGTTGGGTCTTGGAAATGAAAGTCACATCAGTCTCCGATAGCAGCGGCTCTGGCTGTCACAGAATATCCCGCAGGGCTTACTAACTGAAATTGGGCCTGCGCGTCAAGGCTTTAGCCGGACCTTTGTAAAAACCTCATCGAGGACCGGCGATGCAGGGTAGGACTCCACCCGGTCAGAGAGCGCCAGTGCAGAGATGGGAAAAGCAATCGGGATGGCCGGGACGGTCTCGGCGATATGGGTATTGATCGTCCGGTACGCCTCGACGCGTTCCCCACCGTCCGGCAGGCCGCGGGCCCGGGCGATCTTGGAGAAGAGTTGCGGGTCCTGCAAGCCGAATTCGCCGTTGTTCTCACCGAAGAGCGGGCCCACGAAATTGTCCTGGTCCGCGTACGAACCGTTCCACCCGAGCAGGTGGAAGGCATGATCTCCAGGTGAGGTGACTTGTTTCAGGTAGCCTTCCGACCATTCCACCGGGACCGGCTTGATGTTCAGCCCGACGGCGGTCAGTTGCCTGCTGATTTCCGCGTAGACCTTCTCCGGTGTGGGCAGATAGGGCCGGGCGACGTTGAGCGGGTAGTAGAACTTCAGTTCCGCCCCGTCGTAGCCGGCGTCAGCGAGATACTGCTTGGCCTTGGCAGGATCATATCCCAAGGCCGGGGCGTTGTTGTTGAAGCCGCTGAGCTTCGGCGGGACGAACTGCGAGGCCTTGGCTGTGTTGTCGATGAAAAACCGCCGGATCAGGGTGTCCTTGTCCAGGGCCATTTCGATCGCCTGGCGGACCTTGATGTTCAGCAGGGCGGGCACGGCCTGGTTCACGCCCAGATACATCACGGAGAACGGGTCGCGCTGAATGATCTGCTGGCCGTTCTTGACGAGGTCGTCGAAGTTGCCGACCGTCACGGAGTCGTAGACATCGATCTTGCCGTCAAGGAGCGCCTGGAGCCGGCTCTCAGGGTGGTCGTAGGTGACAAAATTCACCGTACCGATCTGGCCCTTTTCGCCCCAGTAATCCGCGTTGCTGCCCAGTGTAATGCTGTCCCCGTCACGGGCTGTGAAAACGTAGGGACCGGTCCCGACCGGGTGGAGCGCATAGGCCGAGGCAGCCAAACCGTTGACGTTCTGGTCCAGAGCATCGGCGTTTTGCGCCGCGAGGGCCTGCGGGGAGGACATTGCGAACGCCGGCATGGTCAGGGCCTGGAGGAAGCCGGTGAAGGGTTCGGCCAGGTCGATGCGGACGTTGTCCGGGGCGAGGGCAGTGCAGCTCCGGTAGAGGGAGAGCTCGGCCTGGTCCGCGTGGGCTTTGAAAACACCTTTGAAGCTGCTTCCGGGGGCCTGGCTGCGGAGGGCATCGGAAAAGTTGAACCAGCGGTTGAAGTTGGTGCACACGGCGGCGGCATCGAAGGCCGTGCCGTCGTGGAACCTGACGTCGCCGCGAAGCTGGAAGTCGTACGCCTTGCCGTCGTCGCTCTGCTTCCATTCCGTGGCGAGCAGCGGTGTCGGCTGGCCGGTGGTCTGGTCCACTCCGACCAGCCCCTCCAGTACCTGCCGGGTGACGCGGTAGGCCTCGATATCGGCGACGAGGGCCGGATCGAGACCGGGAGCCCGGGCGGCGGTGCCGAACGTGAACACTGCCGTGGGCCCGGCTGCGGGTGTGTCGGACGGAGTGGCTGGAGAGCTGGCGCCGGGGGCCGGCGTCCCGGTGCACGCGGCGAGCGTCAGCGGAAGGAGGACAGCACAGATACCGGCTGCAATACGGTGCAACCTCTTGCTGGGCGCTACAGTGCGGGGCATCTGGAAATCACCTCGGGGGGAACTGGACGAGCCGATGGCTGCGGACCAGCCCCAGTCTAGTTGACCCTGACGACCCGGGACGTCGTACCGGGAGCGGGATGAGGGTGTCCGCCACACAAGCGAAGGCCCGCACCTAAGGGTGCGGGCCTTGCTTCTCCATGTTGGTCCAGGGAGTCAGGCTGGGACCGGATCAGGAGTGCTTGGTGCTGCTTACTTCGGCATCAGAACGGAGTCGACGAGGTAAACAGTGGCGTTGGCGGTCATAACGCCGCCGCAGATAACGCTGGCGTCGTCGACCTTCAGGGCATCCTTGGAGCCGGTGACCGTCACTGAACCGCCTTCAACGGTCTTGTGCGTGCCAACGATGTTGTCCGGGGTGATCTGGCCGGGGACTACGTGGTAGGTCAGGATCTTGCTGAGCAGGGCGTCGTCCGTCTTCAGCGTTTCGATCGTGGCCGGGTCGATCTTGGCGAACGCGTCATCAACCGGTGCGAAGACCGTGAATTCGCTGCCATTGAGCGTGTCCACGAGATCAACCTTCGGGTTGAGCTTGCCGGAGACTGCGGCCGTGAGGGTCGTCAGGAGCGGGTTGTTCGATGCGGCGACGGCTACCGGGTCAAGGGCCATGCCGGATACCGAACCGGCGCCGGAGGGAACGGCCTCGGCGTATGCGGCACAGCCGGCGCCGACCAGGTTGGCGGTCGGGTCCATAGCCGCCGCAGAGCTGGTCGCCGGGGCAGCGGCTTCGCTGGTGGCCGGGGTGGTTGCCGGTGCTGAGGAAGCTGCCGTGGTGCTGGATCCGCCACAGGCAGTCAGGCTGAGCATGGCTGCTGCTGCGATTCCGGCGACGGCGAACGTGGTGCGCTTGATGGTCTGCATTTCGGTTTCTCCTTGTTTGTGCCGATTGGTGGCTGCGGTTGACTTCGCCGCTCTAATCCATTTCCGACTGTCGGGCACCTACCCTTGGTTGGTGTCTCAATGGGTATTCGCCGGGTCGATGGAAACGGATGGGTGAAGATTCCAATTTCTTTTTTCGGTCCCGGAAAGTCCGGTATTCCAGCGTCTTTCGGGGACCGCAGCGCAACACCGGTCCGCTGCGCGCGCTGGCTGTTCGTGCGAAGTCCTTAAACCAACGCAACCCCGGCCAAAGGGCCGGGGTTGCGTTGTAGTGCCATCACATTGTGCGCAAGGGGGGACTTGAACCCCCACGCCCGAAGGCACAGGAACCTAAATCCTGCGTGTCTGCCAATTTCACCACTCGCGCGCGGCGCCGTCGTCGGAACCAGTCCCAGACCAGAAGTCTTCAGAGGGCCGACGGCGGATGCCAGCCTCCATTGTACCTATAACAGGATCATGCATCACTGTTGCGGGACGCCTTCAGGGCTACCCGTCCAGCTTTAGGTCGCGGCGGAGTTTGGTGACGTGGCCGGTGGCGCGGACGTTGTACTGCGCCAGCGCCACGGTTCCCCCGGCGTCCACCACCACGGTGGAGCGGATGAGTCCCTCATAGGTGCGGCCGTAGTTCTTCTTCTCCCCCCATGCGCCGTACGCCTCTGCGACAGCGTGGTCCTCATCGGAGAGCAGCGGGAAGTTCAGTCCCTCGGCGTCGGCGAAAGCGGCGAGCTTGGACTGGGGATCCGGGGAGATGCCGAGAACCTCGTAGCCGGCCTGCTGCAGGGAGGACAGGGAGTCGCGGAAGTCACAGGCCTCCTTGGTGCAGCCGGGCGTGGACGCCGCCGGGTAGAAATAAACCACCGTGCTCCGTCCGCGGAAGTCCCGCAGGCTGACGGACTGGCCTGCTGCATTTTGGAGGGTGAAATCCGGCGCCGGGGCGCCGGGGGTGAGTCGTTCCTGCACGGTTTCTCCTTCGGGGTGGCGTAATGTCCCAGCGTAACCAGCCTGCTGGCGCGCAACGAAACTA includes:
- a CDS encoding ABC transporter substrate-binding protein, with amino-acid sequence MPRTVAPSKRLHRIAAGICAVLLPLTLAACTGTPAPGASSPATPSDTPAAGPTAVFTFGTAARAPGLDPALVADIEAYRVTRQVLEGLVGVDQTTGQPTPLLATEWKQSDDGKAYDFQLRGDVRFHDGTAFDAAAVCTNFNRWFNFSDALRSQAPGSSFKGVFKAHADQAELSLYRSCTALAPDNVRIDLAEPFTGFLQALTMPAFAMSSPQALAAQNADALDQNVNGLAASAYALHPVGTGPYVFTARDGDSITLGSNADYWGEKGQIGTVNFVTYDHPESRLQALLDGKIDVYDSVTVGNFDDLVKNGQQIIQRDPFSVMYLGVNQAVPALLNIKVRQAIEMALDKDTLIRRFFIDNTAKASQFVPPKLSGFNNNAPALGYDPAKAKQYLADAGYDGAELKFYYPLNVARPYLPTPEKVYAEISRQLTAVGLNIKPVPVEWSEGYLKQVTSPGDHAFHLLGWNGSYADQDNFVGPLFGENNGEFGLQDPQLFSKIARARGLPDGGERVEAYRTINTHIAETVPAIPIAFPISALALSDRVESYPASPVLDEVFTKVRLKP
- the bcp gene encoding thioredoxin-dependent thiol peroxidase, which gives rise to MQERLTPGAPAPDFTLQNAAGQSVSLRDFRGRSTVVYFYPAASTPGCTKEACDFRDSLSSLQQAGYEVLGISPDPQSKLAAFADAEGLNFPLLSDEDHAVAEAYGAWGEKKNYGRTYEGLIRSTVVVDAGGTVALAQYNVRATGHVTKLRRDLKLDG
- a CDS encoding fasciclin domain-containing protein, coding for MQTIKRTTFAVAGIAAAAMLSLTACGGSSTTAASSAPATTPATSEAAAPATSSAAAMDPTANLVGAGCAAYAEAVPSGAGSVSGMALDPVAVAASNNPLLTTLTAAVSGKLNPKVDLVDTLNGSEFTVFAPVDDAFAKIDPATIETLKTDDALLSKILTYHVVPGQITPDNIVGTHKTVEGGSVTVTGSKDALKVDDASVICGGVMTANATVYLVDSVLMPK